The Rhizobium sp. WSM4643 genome contains the following window.
CGGCCGGCATAATCGGGAAGACTTCGCCGGCGGAGCGTATCGCAAACATCGTCTGCCCCTCCACCTTGAAAGTCTCGCCGAGCGCGACCAGTTCATACATCACTGCACGCGATACCAGCGCCTCCAGCCGCCCGCGCACATGCAGATAGGGTTTTAATTCGGCATTCTCGCCCGCAATGGCAAAGCGCAGCCGATGCTCTCCTCCCGCCTCCACGACATCGCCGACATTGGTACGAAAAGTCAGCACCTGTTGGCCTTGCCCCTCCGTCACGCTCATCTCCACGGCGATGAAAGGCGCGTCGACGACCCTTATACCGACCTTTTCCACAGGAGTTACGAGATAGGTCTTCTGGTCGTCGTCTTTCCTCAAAACCGTCGAGAACAGCCGCACCAGCGCCGGTCGGCCGATCGGCGTGCCCATGTAGAACCAGGTGCCGTCCGCCCGGATTTCCATGTCGATATCGCCGCAGAAAGGCGGATTCCACCGTTCGACTGGCGGTAATCCTCGTTTTTTGCCGGCATTTTCCTCAGAGGCACGCAAAATCAGCGCGGCAAGTCCCGCCGCATCCGCCTGTCCGCTGATTTCCTCGGCTGCCATTCTTCCGTCCCGGTTTGTCCTTAACGAAGTAAAGTCACGAGATAGTCATTCGTAACGAACTTGTCAGCCCGTCACATCTCCATAACTCTATCGGGTATGAGGCACATGTATAAGTCCGCCGATTCGCTGCCGAATGATTTCAGCCGTTGGAGATGCCCGTGGGTATGATGAAGACCGAAGCCAGCCTCGATGAAAAGGCGATCGTCGCCGCCGCCGAAAAAGCGCTCTCCGATATCGCCGCCATCCGCGGGGAAGTCTCGAAGGTGATCTTCGGTCAGGAAAGTGTCGTCGAGAACACCATTCTCGCCGTGCTGTCCGGCGGTCATGCCCTGCTCGTCGGCGTTCCCGGCCTTGCCAAGACCAGACTGGTGACGACGCTCGGCGAGGTGCTCGGCCTTGCCGCCAACCGCATCCAGTTCACGCCCGATCTGATGCCCTCGGATATTCTCGGCTCCGAAGTGATGGACCAGGACGACAGTGGACGCCGCTCCTTCCGTTTCGTCAAGGGTCCGGTCTTCGCCCAGCTCCTGATGGCCGACGAGATCAACCGCGCCTCACCGCGTACCCAGTCGGCCCTTCTGCAATCCATGCAGGAATATCACATCACGATCGCCGGCCAGCGCTATGACCTGCCGGCGCCCTTCCATGTGCTTGCCACCCAGAACCCGCTCGAGCAGGAAGGCACCTATCCTCTGCCCGAAGCCCAGCTCGACCGCTTCCTGCTGCAAGTCGACGTCAACTACCCCGAACTTGCGGCCGAGCGCCAGATCCTGCTCGAGACGACGGGCTTGGGCGAAACCCGGCCGGAAGCCATCATCGATGCGCAGCGGCTGATCGAAATCCAGACCCTGGTGCGGCAGATGCCGGTGAGCGGCACGGTTGTCGATGCCATCCTGGCGCTGGTACGCTCCGCCCGCCCAGGACAGGGCAATGCCTCGACCGACAAGAACGTCGCCTGGGGTCCAGGCCCGCGCGCCGGCCAGGCGATGATGCTCTGCGCGCGTGCCCGCGCGCTCTACGAAGGCCGTCTCGCACCGTCTCTGGACGATATCTTCGCGCTCGCCGAACCCATTCTCCAGCATCGCATGGCGCTGACTTTCGCCGCCCGCGCCGAAGGCATGTCGGTGCGCGATGTCATCGCCGGACTGGTCAAGCAGGCAAAGGGATAAGGAAGCCGGACGCGTGGCATCTATCGGACAGATCGTCAATCCGACACCCGGCAGCGATGCCCTTTCCCGCGCCAGGCAGCGGGCCGCGTTGGTGCCGGACTGCCTGGTGGAAGCCAAGCGCATCGCCAACACTGTGATCGCCGGCTGGCATGGTCGCCGCAAGCGCGGCATCGGCGAGAATTTCTGGCAGTTTCGCCCTTATGCCGAAGGCGAGAGCCTGTCCCGCATCGACTGGCGCCGTTCCGCCCGCGACGACCATACCTACGTGCGCGAGCGCGAGTGGGAGGCCGCGCACACGATCTGGCTCTGGTGCGACATGTCGCCCTCGATGATGTACAAGTCGAGCTATGGCAGCGTCTCCAAGGAAAGCCGCGCGCTGGTCATCATGCTGGCGCTTGCCGAAATCCTCGCCCGCTCCGGCGAACGCATCGGCTGCCCCGGCATCATGGAACCCGCTTCCGCCCGCAACGCCGCAGAACGCCTCGCAGCCGCGCTCATGCACACACCGCTGACCGGCGGCCTGCCGGAAACAGCGATGATCCGCGGCTGGAGCGACCTCGTCCTCATCGGCGATTTCCTCGACGATGCGCCGGCAATCATGGAACGGCTCGGCCCGCTTGCCCGCCGCGGCCTGCGCGGCCACGTGGTCGAGATATCAGATCCCGCCGAGGAGATATTCCCCTATAGCGGCCGCACCGAATTCACCGATCCGGAGAGCGGCGCCAAGCTTATCTCCGGCCGCGCCGAACATATCCGCGAGGCCTATCGCACCGCCTATCTCGCCCGCAGGGACAGCCTCGGCCAGTCGCTGCGCCATCTCGGCTGGACCTTCGCCAGCCACCGCACCGATCACCTTGCGTCGGAGGCGCTGGTCGCGGTGCACGTCTATCTGTCCGGCATGCCGGCCAAGGCTACGCATGGAGGGCAGCTATGAACGCCCTTCCCTTCGCTTTCGCCTATCCCGCCATTCTAGGCGCGCTCCTTGCCTTGCCCGTCATCTGGTGGCTGCTGCGGCTGACGCCGCCACGTCCCAAGACCGAAGTCTTCCCGCCACTGAAGATCCTCGCCTCCGTGCTGAAGCGCGAGGAGACGCCGGCGCAAAGCCCGTGGTGGCTGACGCTGCTGCGCATGCTGCTCGCCGCCGCCATCATCCTTGCGATCGCCGATCCGGTTTTCAATCCGCGCACCAGTTCGCTCGCATCAGGTGGCCCGCTCGTCCTCTTCGTCGACAACAGCTGGGCGGCGGCACCGGACTGGGAGCGCCGCATCCAGACCGCCGACGCATTGATAGACGATGCCGAATCCGCCGGCACGCCTGTGTCGATCGCCTTCACCGCCGATCCGACCAACGACGCCGTGCCCGGCACCGCCGCTGCCGCCCGCGACAAGCTGCGTGCCGCCGAGCCACGACCGCTTGTGCCGGACCGCGAACGCGCCTTCCAGGCGCTGCGCGCCGCGATGAATGGCATCAAGCCTGGTACCCTCGCCTTCCTGACCGACGGCGCCGCCGCCAAGCCCGACGACTCGACGGTGCGCAGGCTCGCCGAACTCCAGCCCGCCGATCTGCGCCTAATCGAAGGCGATGCTGCGCGGACCGTGGCGATCACCGCCGCCAACAATGCGGCAGACGCCATGACCGTCAAGGTCACTCGGCTCAATACCTCGCATGCCGCATCCGTGGCGTTGAACGCCGTCGATACCCAGGGCCGCTCGATCGCCAACGATAGGGTGGACTTCCGCCCCGGCCAGAGCGTCGCGACGAGTTCGATCACCGCACCCTTCGAGATGCGCAACGATTTCGCACGCGTCAGCGTCGACAACGGTGCCACCGCAGGCGCCGTCCACCTTCTCGATGATGCATTCAAGCGCCGTCGCGTCGTCTTGCTGTCGGGCGAAGGAGGGGATGAGTTCCAGCCGCTGCTCTCGCCGCTCTATTATATCCAGCGAGCGCTGCAGCCCTACGCGGATCTGATCCAACCTGCCGATTCCGATCTTTCGGTCGCAATACCAAAACTTCTCGCCAGCAATCCCTCCATCATCATCATGGCCGATATCGGCCGGCTGCCGGAGGAGACCTACGAGCCTCTGACGCGCTGGATATCGAATGGCGGCATGCTCCTGCGTTTTGCCGGCCCGCGCATGGCGGCAGCCCCTGCGGACGATCCGCTGATCCCCGTCATCCTGCGCCAGGGAGAACGGGCGCTGGGCGGCACTTTGTCCTGGAGCGAGCCGCAGTCACTTGCCGAATTTCCAAGTTTCGGACCTTTCGCCCGGATAGCGCGTCCTGCCGATGTCGTCGTCAAGCGGCAGGTGCTTGCCGAACCGACACCCGATCTTGCCGAACGCACCTGGGCGAACCTGGCTGACGGCACGCCGCTCGTGACGATGAAGCAGCTCGCATCCGGCCAGATCGTCCTGTTTCACGTCACCGCGGAAGCAACCTGGTCCAATCTGCCGATCTCAGGCACTTTCGTCGACATGCTGCGTCACCTCCTGCAGATATCGCGCTCGGGCGGCGTGACTTCGGAAGCGCGCGGCAATGCGCGTGTCTCCGAAACCCTGCCGCCATTCCGTATGCTGACGGCCACGGGCACGCTCGTCTCCGAGACGGGTTCGGCGCGGCCGCTCATCCCGCAGGCCGGAGCCGAACCGACGGCGAATTTCGACAACCCGCCCGGGCTCTACGGTTCGGAGGACGGTTTCACCTCCCTGAACGTGCTGCCCGAGAACGCCGAACTGACGCCGCTCGACACAACAGGGACCAATGCCGTGCGCGAAGGCCTGATCGGCGGCGAAAGCTGGTCGGCAAAACCCGCACTCTTTCTCGCAGCCTTTCTGCTGCTCTTGGCCGATAGCCTGATCGTTCTGTTCATGAATGGCGCATTCTCGCGATTGCGCCCGGCTGTCCGCACCACAGCGATGATCGCGGTCGCCGTCGGCGCCTGCTTTCTCATCCAACCCGGCACGCTTCACGCCGACGACTCCCAGCCCGGCGACGACCTCATCTTGCAGAGGCTTGATAACACGCACCTCGCCTATGTCGTCACCGGCGAACAGGACGTGGACAATATATCCGAGCGCGGTCTCGAGGGACTGACCCAGTTCCTGACTTTTCGCACGACGCTGGAGCCGGCACCGCCCGTGGGCATCGACCTCACCAAAGACGAGCTCTCCTTCTATCCGATCATCTATTGGCCGGTTTCGGCGACGGCGCCGATGCCGTCGACGGCGGCGATCAGCCGTATCGATGCCTATATGCGCAATGGCGGCACTGTGCTTTTCGATACGCGCGATCAGATCAGCGCATTGGACAATGGCGGCAATGTCAGCGCCAACGGTGAGAGGCTGCAGACAATCCTCGCCAATCTCGATATTCCGGCGCTCGAACCGGTACCATCAGACCATGTGCTGACGAAGTCCTTCTATCTCCTGTCGAGCTTTCCCGGTCGTTATACCGGCAGCCCGCTCTGGATTGAGTCCCGGCAGGGCGGTCAGGGGCCGAGCGAAAAATCGGCGGCGACAGCCGACGGCGTTTCGCCGATCCTGATCACCGGCAATGATTTCGCCGGCGCTTGGGCGATCGACGACAACGGCGTACCGATGCTGCCGACCGTGCCGTCGGATGAAACGCAGCGCGAATACGCCTACCGTTCCGGTGTCAACATCATGATGTATATGCTGACCGGCAACTACAAGACCGACCAGGTCCATGTTCCCGACCTCCTCGAACGGTTAGGACAATGAGATGACGTTCGACTTTTCGCCCTTCCTGCCTTGGCCTGTTTTGGCCGCACTGGCTGCCGTCAGCACGATCATCGCCGTCTTCGCGATCTGGCGCGGCATCCGCGGCGCCTGGATCAGAACGCTGGCAGCACTCGCCATGCTGACCGCGCTTGCCAATCCTGTGCTCCTGCAGGAAGACAGGGATCAGTTGTCGACGATCGTCCCCGTTCTTGTCGATCGAAGCCAGAGCCAGCAGACACCCGATCGCGTCAAGATGACCGACGATGCGCTTGCTGCCCTCAAAGGACAGCTCGCCCGCTTCCCCCAGATAGAGCCCCGCTTCGTCGATGTCGAAGGCGACGTCAATTCCGACGTGCCGTCCACGCGCCTGTTCGACGCGCTGTCGGCCAACATTGCCGATGTCCCGCCCGCCCGCATCGGCGGCGCCATCATGCTGACCGACGGTGAAGTCCATGATGTTCCAGCCGCCAATCAGGCGCTCGGTTTCGACGCGCCGATCCATGGTCTCGTAACCGGCAAGGCCAACGAATTCGATCGCCGCATCGAAGTCATCAAGGGGCCGCGCTTCGGCATCGTCAACGAAGAGCAGCAGGTGATCTTGCGCGTCTTCGACGACGGTCCGAGCCCCGGCGGCACGGCCGATGTCACGGTGAAGCTGAATGGTGATGAGATCGCCACCCTGCAGGCGACACCCGGGCAGGATACGCCCTTCTCCTTCAAGGTGCCGGGTGGCGGCAGCAATGTGCTCGAATTCTCGGTCGCAGCCCTTCCCGGCGAAGTCACCACCGCCAACAACCGTGCCGTCCACGTCATCGACGGCATCCGCCAGAATCTCCGCGTCCTGCTCGTTTCCGGCGAGCCGCATGCCGGCGAGCGCGCCTGGCGCAACCTGCTGAAATCCGATGCGTCGGTCGATCTCGTCCACTTCACCATCCTGCGTCCGCCGGAAAAACAGGACGGAACGCCGATCAACGAGCTGTCGCTGATCGCCTTCCCGACGCGTGAGCTCTTCGTCGACAAGATCAAGGATTTCGACCTGATCATCTTTGATCGCTACCAACACCGCGGCGTGCTGCCGCTGCTCTATTACGATTACATCGCGCAATATGTCGACAACGGCGGCGCGCTGCTGATCGCCGCCGGTCCCGAGCACGCTGGCCCCGATTCCATTGCACTGACGCCACTTTCCTCGGTCCTGCCGGCAACGCCGACCGGAGAGATGATCGAAAAGGCCTTCTATCCCCGCCTCTCCGAGGAAGGCCGCAAACATCCCGTCACGCGCGGCCTTGACGGGTCGGGCGAGGACCCGCCGCATTGGGGCCGCTGGTTCCGCAGCGTCGATGTCGACCGGCCGCAGGGCGAGACGATCATGCTCGGCGCCGACAATCACCCGCTGCTGGTGCTGAACCGGGCTGGTCAGGGCCGCGTCGCCATGCTGCTTTCCGATCAGGGCTGGCTCTGGGCGCGCGGCTTCGAAGGCGGCGGTCCGAACGTTTCGCTCTATCGCCGTATCGCCCATTGGCTGATGAAGGAGCCGGCGCTCGAGGAAGAAGCGCTGACGGCGCGCGCCTCCGGCCGGACCCTTGAGATCACGCGCCAGACGATCGGCGACAATCCCGGCAACGCCACCGTGCGTTATCCTTCCGGCAAGACCGAAACTCTGCCGCTTACCCAGTCCGAACCGGGCCTCTACAAGGCCGAGAAGAGGATGGACGAAATCGGTCTCTTCGAAATTCGCAACGGCAATCTGTCGACGCTTGTCCATATCGGCGCCGTCGATGCACCGGAATTCAAGGCGATGATCTCGACGACCGATGTGCTGAAACCGGTCGCCGACAGAAGCAAGGGTCTCGTCGCCCGCGTCTCCAATGCAAATGGCGCGATCTCGGTGCCGCCGATCCTGCCGGTGCGCGGCCAGGTGCGCGTCTCCGACAACGATCGCATGAT
Protein-coding sequences here:
- a CDS encoding membrane protein, which gives rise to MTFDFSPFLPWPVLAALAAVSTIIAVFAIWRGIRGAWIRTLAALAMLTALANPVLLQEDRDQLSTIVPVLVDRSQSQQTPDRVKMTDDALAALKGQLARFPQIEPRFVDVEGDVNSDVPSTRLFDALSANIADVPPARIGGAIMLTDGEVHDVPAANQALGFDAPIHGLVTGKANEFDRRIEVIKGPRFGIVNEEQQVILRVFDDGPSPGGTADVTVKLNGDEIATLQATPGQDTPFSFKVPGGGSNVLEFSVAALPGEVTTANNRAVHVIDGIRQNLRVLLVSGEPHAGERAWRNLLKSDASVDLVHFTILRPPEKQDGTPINELSLIAFPTRELFVDKIKDFDLIIFDRYQHRGVLPLLYYDYIAQYVDNGGALLIAAGPEHAGPDSIALTPLSSVLPATPTGEMIEKAFYPRLSEEGRKHPVTRGLDGSGEDPPHWGRWFRSVDVDRPQGETIMLGADNHPLLVLNRAGQGRVAMLLSDQGWLWARGFEGGGPNVSLYRRIAHWLMKEPALEEEALTARASGRTLEITRQTIGDNPGNATVRYPSGKTETLPLTQSEPGLYKAEKRMDEIGLFEIRNGNLSTLVHIGAVDAPEFKAMISTTDVLKPVADRSKGLVARVSNANGAISVPPILPVRGQVRVSDNDRMMIRMTSETVLKGINTLPLFAGFAGVGILLLAFGAMWWREGR
- a CDS encoding DUF4159 domain-containing protein, translated to MNALPFAFAYPAILGALLALPVIWWLLRLTPPRPKTEVFPPLKILASVLKREETPAQSPWWLTLLRMLLAAAIILAIADPVFNPRTSSLASGGPLVLFVDNSWAAAPDWERRIQTADALIDDAESAGTPVSIAFTADPTNDAVPGTAAAARDKLRAAEPRPLVPDRERAFQALRAAMNGIKPGTLAFLTDGAAAKPDDSTVRRLAELQPADLRLIEGDAARTVAITAANNAADAMTVKVTRLNTSHAASVALNAVDTQGRSIANDRVDFRPGQSVATSSITAPFEMRNDFARVSVDNGATAGAVHLLDDAFKRRRVVLLSGEGGDEFQPLLSPLYYIQRALQPYADLIQPADSDLSVAIPKLLASNPSIIIMADIGRLPEETYEPLTRWISNGGMLLRFAGPRMAAAPADDPLIPVILRQGERALGGTLSWSEPQSLAEFPSFGPFARIARPADVVVKRQVLAEPTPDLAERTWANLADGTPLVTMKQLASGQIVLFHVTAEATWSNLPISGTFVDMLRHLLQISRSGGVTSEARGNARVSETLPPFRMLTATGTLVSETGSARPLIPQAGAEPTANFDNPPGLYGSEDGFTSLNVLPENAELTPLDTTGTNAVREGLIGGESWSAKPALFLAAFLLLLADSLIVLFMNGAFSRLRPAVRTTAMIAVAVGACFLIQPGTLHADDSQPGDDLILQRLDNTHLAYVVTGEQDVDNISERGLEGLTQFLTFRTTLEPAPPVGIDLTKDELSFYPIIYWPVSATAPMPSTAAISRIDAYMRNGGTVLFDTRDQISALDNGGNVSANGERLQTILANLDIPALEPVPSDHVLTKSFYLLSSFPGRYTGSPLWIESRQGGQGPSEKSAATADGVSPILITGNDFAGAWAIDDNGVPMLPTVPSDETQREYAYRSGVNIMMYMLTGNYKTDQVHVPDLLERLGQ
- a CDS encoding DUF58 domain-containing protein, which produces MASIGQIVNPTPGSDALSRARQRAALVPDCLVEAKRIANTVIAGWHGRRKRGIGENFWQFRPYAEGESLSRIDWRRSARDDHTYVREREWEAAHTIWLWCDMSPSMMYKSSYGSVSKESRALVIMLALAEILARSGERIGCPGIMEPASARNAAERLAAALMHTPLTGGLPETAMIRGWSDLVLIGDFLDDAPAIMERLGPLARRGLRGHVVEISDPAEEIFPYSGRTEFTDPESGAKLISGRAEHIREAYRTAYLARRDSLGQSLRHLGWTFASHRTDHLASEALVAVHVYLSGMPAKATHGGQL
- a CDS encoding AAA family ATPase, translating into MGMMKTEASLDEKAIVAAAEKALSDIAAIRGEVSKVIFGQESVVENTILAVLSGGHALLVGVPGLAKTRLVTTLGEVLGLAANRIQFTPDLMPSDILGSEVMDQDDSGRRSFRFVKGPVFAQLLMADEINRASPRTQSALLQSMQEYHITIAGQRYDLPAPFHVLATQNPLEQEGTYPLPEAQLDRFLLQVDVNYPELAAERQILLETTGLGETRPEAIIDAQRLIEIQTLVRQMPVSGTVVDAILALVRSARPGQGNASTDKNVAWGPGPRAGQAMMLCARARALYEGRLAPSLDDIFALAEPILQHRMALTFAARAEGMSVRDVIAGLVKQAKG
- a CDS encoding DUF1285 domain-containing protein, encoding MAAEEISGQADAAGLAALILRASEENAGKKRGLPPVERWNPPFCGDIDMEIRADGTWFYMGTPIGRPALVRLFSTVLRKDDDQKTYLVTPVEKVGIRVVDAPFIAVEMSVTEGQGQQVLTFRTNVGDVVEAGGEHRLRFAIAGENAELKPYLHVRGRLEALVSRAVMYELVALGETFKVEGQTMFAIRSAGEVFPIMPADELDALCR